A genomic window from Lotus japonicus ecotype B-129 chromosome 1, LjGifu_v1.2 includes:
- the LOC130731097 gene encoding uncharacterized protein LOC130731097 — translation MKFHFNKRKRTPSTSTNYIPGPASSYICSSTTPSLLVFSLPIIRKGTATKSGCCKPPTACEYNYVNPILCISPVNPMADPDCYIWNNYQNQLCYKPTTAMHARQVYLGTSEKSGGKPMSSWLWLLWSLSGSISLPVVPTKMLKQKTSSAATNGVGFDPFSSQKTQRTFQLEHI, via the exons ATGAAGTTCCACTTCAACAAAAGAAAGAGAACCCCTTCCACTTCCACAAATTATATCCCTGGACCAGCATCTTCATATATCTGCTCCTCCACGACTCCGTCCCTTTTAGTCTTCTCTCTACCCATCATCCGAAAAGGGACAGCGACAAAG TCAGGGTGTTGTAAACCTCCAACTGCTTGTGAGTACAATTATGTGAACCCAATACTTTGCATAAGCCCTGTGAATCCTATGGCAGACCCAGACTGCTACATATGGAACAATTACCAGAACCAGCTCTGCTACAAGCCTACAACTGCAATGCATGCAAGGCAGGTCTACTTGGGAACCTCAGAAAAGAGTGGAGGAAAGCCAATGTCATCTTGGTTGTGGCTGTTGTGGTCCTTATCTGGGTCTATCTCATTGCCTGTAGTGCCTACAAAAATGCTAAAACAGAAGACCTCTTCAGCCGCTACAAACGGGGTTGGGTTTGATCCATTTTCCTCCCAAAAAACTCAGAGGACCTTCCAATTAGAGCATATTTGA
- the LOC130731096 gene encoding U1 small nuclear ribonucleoprotein A: MTEANAGPETPQNNTIYINNLNEKIKIEELKKSLHAVFSQFGKILEVFAAKTLKHKGQAWVVFEDLSSASNALRQMQGFPFYDKPMRIQYAKAKSDIIAKADGTFVPREKRKRHEDKGNKKRKDQNDANLAGMGLNPAYPGAYGATPIPYPGGLKSMVPEAPAPPNNILFIQNLPNETTPMMLQMLFLQYPGFKEVRMVETKPGIAFVEYGDEMQSTVAMQALQGFKITPQNPMLITYAKK, from the exons ATGACAGAAGCGAACGCGGGTCCTGAAACCCCTCAGAACAACACCATCTACATCAACAACCTTAATGAAAAGATTAAGATTGAAG AGTTGAAGAAATCTTTGCACGCTGTTTTCAGTCAGTTCGGGAAGATACTTGAGGTGTTCGCTGCCAAGACGCTCAAGCACAAGGGTCAAGCTTGGGTGGTCTTTGAAGATCTCTCTTCTGCTTCCAATGCACTTAGGCAAATGCAAGGTTTCCCCTTCTATGACAAGCCCATG AGAATACAGTATGCAAAGGCTAAATCTGATATCATAGCAAAAGCGGATGGTACTTTTGTTCCTAGGGAAAAACGTAAGAGGCATGAGGACAAAG GCAACAAAAAACGGAAGGACCAAAATGATGCTAATTTAGCTGGGATGGGTCTTAATCCTGCTTATCCTGGTGCTTATGGTGCAACACCT ATACCTTATCCAGGTGGTTTAAAATCTATGGTACCTGAGGCTCCTGCGCCTCCCAATAATATTCTCTTCATTCAGAATCTTCCCAATGAGACAACTCCCATGATGCTGCAAATGCTCTTTCTTCAATATCCTGGATTCAAGGAAGTTAGAATGGTTGAAACAAAGCCAGGTATTGCCTTTGTGGAATATGGAGATGAGATGCAATCCACAGTGGCCATGCAGGCCCTGCAAGGTTTCAAGATAACCCCACAAAACCCTATGTTGATAACTTATGCCAAGAAATAG
- the LOC130731098 gene encoding indole-3-acetic acid-induced protein ARG2, whose amino-acid sequence MARSFANTKALSALLLDGISTSLTRRGYSAAAATQSATRGSGMTKMGGEDKGASTYKVSWVPDPVTGYYKPENTKEVVDVAEMRAMLLAKKFNN is encoded by the exons ATGGCTCGCTCTTTCGCTAACACCAAGGCTCTCTCTGCTCTACTCCTTGACGGAATCTCCACCTCTCTCACCAG ACGCGGTTACTCTGCTGCTGCGGCAACACAAAGCGCAACAAGAGGATCAGGAATGACAAAGATGGGAGGGGAAGATAAAGGTGCTTCAACTTACAAGGTTTCATGGGTGCCGGACCCTGTCACTGGTTACTACAAACCAGAGAACACCAAGGAGGTTGTTGATGTTGCAGAAATGCGCGCTATGCTTCTCGCCAAAAAATTCAACAACTAA